The genomic interval GACGATTTCCACCGGCTTGAAGAACTCGCGCACGGCGGTCGCCATCACCTCGGCAATGCGCGGCGTCAGCTCGGAAGGTTTGAGGATGGCGCGGTTGCCGGCGGCGAGCACGTAGGCCAGCGGCGCCAGCAGGGTGAATACTGGATAGTTCCAGGTGCCCATGATGCCGACGACGCCCTTCGGGTGGTATTCGACGACGCCGCGCGCGCCGAACCAGTTGAAGGGAATCGCGCCCTTGCGCTTCTGCGCCTTCATCCACGGCTCGAAGTCGTCGCGCGCCGCCTTCAGCGAGCCGAGCGAGCCGAGTACGTCGAACATCAGCGTGATCGTGCGCGAGCGGTTGCCGAAGTCGGCGTGCGCGGCCTCGCAGATCGGGTCGCGGTACTTGACGAGCATGTCGATGACGCGCTGGATGCGCGCGCGGCGCACCCCGGCGCCGACCGCGCCTTCCGCGAGACGCGCCGCCTTCTGCGCGGCGAGCAGGGGGGCGAGATGTTCGATCGGCGTTGCGGTGCTCATGGCATGCCCTCGTTCGTTCATTGTTTCAGGGTCTGCTGGGCCGTGTCCTTGGCCCAGACGTAGTCGGCCTTGCCGACCGGCGTGCGCTTGACCGCATCGACGAAGACGATGTCCTTGGGCACCTTGTAGCCGGCCAGATGCTGGCGCACGTGGGCGCGGATCGCTTCGCCGTCCCGCGCGCCGCCTTCGCGCAGGGCGACGACGCCGACGACCCGCTGGCCCCAGCGTTCGTCGGCCACGCCGACGACCACCGCGTCGATGACGTCGGGATGCGAGCGGATGGCCTGCTCGACTTCTTCGGTGAATACCTTCTCGCCGCCGGTGTTGATGCACTGCGAGTCGCGGCCGAATACGGTGATGGTGCCGTCTTCGTTGAGGCGGGCGATGTCGCCGCTGATCGAGCAGCGCTTGCCTTCGATGGTGGCGAAGGTGGCGGCCGTCTTGACCGGATCCTTGAAATAGCCGACCGGCAGGTAGCCCATGCGCACTAGGATGCCGCGCTCACCCGGCTGGGCGAAGCGCTGGACGGGGCCGTCGAGCACGGCGACGTCGCAGGTTTCGTTGCGGGTGAGCTGGATCAGCCCTTCCTTCGGCGCTTCGAGGCTGACGCCGGCCTGGCCGGTTTCCGACGAGCCCATGCTGTTCACCAGGCGAATGTAGGGCGAGATCAGCTCGCGCATGGCCTGCTGGATGTGCTCGGAGAACAGCGCGCTGGCCGAGGAGATCGCCATCAGGCTGGAAAGATCCCAGCGTCCCGGGTTGGCCTTCAGCGCGTCGACCAGCGGAATGCCCATCGCATCGCCGACGATGGTCATGACGTTGACCTGCTCGGTGGCGGCGGTATCGAGCGCGCGCTCGGCATCGAAGCCGGGGAGCGGATCGAGATACACGGTGTTGCCGCCGTAGAGGCCGATCAGCGTGGCCCACAGGCCGGCGCCGTGCATCAGCGGGGCGGTCGGCATCAGGCGGATCTGCATGCCTTCGTTGATGCGGTCGACGAGTTCGTGGGGCGCCTTGATCGGGCCGCTCGGACTGAAGCCGCCGCCGCCGCCGAAGCCGGCGTAGAACAGCGCCTTGTGCGGCCAGATCACGCCCTTGGGCATGCCGGTGGTGCCGCCGGTGTAGAGCAGCATCTGGTCGTCGTCGGACAGCGGGATGTCGTCGAGCGAGGCGTTGGCCGCGCTGACCGCCGTGATCGCCTGTTCGTAGTCGACGGCGTCTTTGATGCCCGGCTGGCCGCTGCCGTTGAGGCGCGCGATGGCGCGCAGGCCCGGCGCGGCGGAGAGGGCGCCGAGGTTCTGCGTTTCGAGTTCGGCTTCGTAGATCAGCGCCTTCAGTTCGGCGTTGTCGTAGAGATAGCGCAGCTCCTCGCTGGTGTAGCGGTAATTGACATTGACCGGAATCGCCTTGAGCTTGAAGGCGGCGAAGCAGGCTTCGACGAACTCGTTGCAGTTGTAGGCATGGATGCCGACGGTATCGCCGGCCTGGATGCCCTTGGCGCGCAGCCAGCGGGCAAGGCCTGTGGCGCGGTCGTCGAGCTGGCGATAGGTCAGGCGGCGCGTGCCGCAGACGATGGCCTCGCGCTCGGGTACCGCCTCGACGACGACGCTGAATAGATCGGCGAGGTTGAAGGTCTTGGCTTTGCTCATGGTGAAGACTCCGGAATGGTGGCGAAACGGAGCATTATCGTCACGCCCGGACTTTTTGGGTTCACGCGATTGCCCGTTACAGGGCGGTCTGGCCGCCGTCCATGACCAGCGCCGCGCCGGTCATGAAGCGCGCGTCATCGGAGGCGAGGAAGGCAATACCCGCCGCGATGTCCTCGGGTTGGCCCATCACGGGCAGCAGCGGCAGCAGCTTGCCGACCAGGTTGAAGTCGGCATCGTCGGGCAGGATGGTGTTCTGGGACAGCGGCGTTGCCACGGCGCCGGGGCAGATCGCATTGACGCGCACGCCCTGGCCGGCGTATTCGACGGCCAGCGCCCGAGAGAACATGATCACCGCGCCCTTGCTTGCCGAATAGGCGGTGCCGTAGGGCACGCCGATGATGCCGGCGATCGAGGCGCAATTCACGATGTTGCCCCGGCTCGCCAGCAGATGCGGCATCGCTGCGTGGCACAGCGAGAAAATGCCGGTGACGTTGATCGCCATCTGGCGCTGCCATTCGGCTTCGCTGATTTCAGCGAAGCGCTTGTTGAGCAGCGTGCCGGCGATGTTGCAGAGCGCGTCGAGCTTGCTGAATCTGGCGACGGCCTCGGCGACGGCGGCCTCGCAGGAAGCGGCGTCGGTGACGTCGAGCACCTGCGCGGTGACGTCCAGCCCTTGCTGCGCCAGACGGTCGGTCTCGTCGCGCAGCAGCGTGGCGTTGATGTCGCAGGCCAGCACGCGCGCGCCTTCGCGCGCCAGGCGTTCGGTCGTGCCGAGGCCGATGCCGGAAGCGGCGCCGGTGACGAGCACGACCTTGTCGGTGAATCGTTGCAGGTTCATGGTCTTCCTTTCAGTGAAGCGTGGGGATCAGGAATGAGCGGCAGGCATGGCGTCTCAAACCGCCGCCAACCACCCCGGGCTGACGGACTTCAGGCCGGCACGATCCTGGCGTTCGCCCAGCCAGATGGCGAAGCCCAGTTGCTTGAATTGAGTGAGCACCGGCCACGCGCCGATCTCGAAACGCACCGTCCAGCGGCCGTTGGCGTGTTCGGCAGCAACCGTCCAGTCCGCCGGCGCTTCGCTGCGGATCATGGTGCCTAGGCCTTCGGCCTGCATCCGCAGGGGCTTTTCCCGGTCGGCCTTCCACAGTACGCCTTCGACCGGATCCTCCTTTGAACCCATGGTGATCCACTGCGCATTCTCCGTCGCCGGCACCAGCAGGGCGCAGGCATCCAGAAACTTGTCGGTCTCCCGGGCGATGCTCTTCACCGGCGCCGGGCAGGCCCAGGAGAGCGTGATTTGCCAGCCCTGGCCCTTGGCTTCGATTTCCAGCTCGGCCTGGCCTAGTCCCGGTACCGTCCGATCCTCGTAGGCCTTGGCGATGTAGCCACCCGGCTGGATCGCCGTCGGGGCCGCTATCAGGGTTACTGTCTTCTTCATGGCTTCTTTCCCGCTCGGTTCAGTGGCGCTCGCCGAAGACTTCGCGTTGCTGCGGCTCCAGCTTGAAGTTGTCGTTCCAGTTGTAGGCGATCAAGAGATCCATCAGTTCGCTCTTTTCCCCGCGCTTCTTTTTGTCACGCTCCGCGTGCAGCAGATTCAGCACGTCCTTGACGCGCGGGCCGAACAGCGATTCCAGGTAGGCCAGCGGGATGCGCGGTTCGCCCGTCGGACGCCCACGATCGTCCATTTTCGACGGGCTCATCGGCGGGACGTAGAAGACGTTCGGCCCCAGGCCCCATTCGCCGTGCAGCGGCAGCGCGACCTGGTATTTTTCGACCAGTTTCCAGATCGGCCCGTCCTGGTCGTCGCGGTAGCCCACGAAGCGCAGGCGGCCCGGACATTGGCGCGCGCAGGCCGGTGCCACGCCTTCTTCGACGCGCGGCGCGCAGAAGATGCATTTGGCCGAGACCTGGCGCACGTGGTCGAAGTACACCTTTTTGTATGGGCAGGCTTCGACGCAGAAGCGGTAGCCGTGGCAGCGATCCTGGTTGACCAGGACGATGCCGTCGTGCTCGCGCTTTTCGATCGCGCCGCGCGGGCAGGCGTCCAGGCAGGCCGGGTGGGTGCAGTGGTTGCACAGCCGCGGCAGGTAGAAGTAGTGGTTGTCCTGCGGGTAGTGGCCCGTGCCTTCGTCTTCGTCGAAGTTCGGGCCCCATTTGACTTCTTCCTTGGGCTTGATCCAGAGCTTGACCGGCTGCCCGGTGGAGGCCAGGACGTCCTTGTGGTTGAAGCTCCAGGAGCGGCCGTAGCCGGTGTCCATGTTGGGAATCTGGCCGCGCTTGACTTTGCCCGTCTCGGTGCGCCCGCCGATCTGCGGGTAGTTCGCCGGGTAGCCTTTCCCGGGCATGGTCTCGACGTTGTTCCAGTAGGTGTAGTCCGTGCCCGGATCCGTGTTCCACATCTTCTTGCAGGCGATGCTGCACGTGTGGCAGCCCAGGCATTTGTTCAAATCCAGCACCATCGATACTTGGCGTTGGGTGAAGGCGGGAAGCTGTGTGCTCATGTGCGCTTTCCTGTCATGCCTGCGGTTGCGGCGCAACTGTGGCCTGTTTCGCTACGGGACGGACTTTCGTCTCCTGGCCGTGCCATGGGCGGATGCCGATGCGCGTGTCCTGCACCGCGCTGCCGGGTTGCCAGTGATTCATGCCTTGATTGATCTGGCCATAGTCGCCGGCCATGTGCAGCGGCTTGACGAGACCTGGGATCAGGTTCTTGTAGGACTCGTGATTCGGGAACTGGTGCGGTTCCCAGGCGTGGTAGTAGTAGGCCACGCCCGGACGCACCATCGCCGTGACTTTCAGGCGCATGCGGATCGAGCCGTAGTTGTTGTAGATCTCGACGTATTCGAAATCCTTGACGCCGATCTTCGCGGCATCGGTGGGATTCAGATACACCAGCGGCTCGCCGCGCTGCAGGCGCAGCATCATCGGCGTATCGCGCCAGGTCGAGTGGATCGACCAGCGCGCATGGCAACTGACGAAGATGAACGGATAGTCGCCGCCGGCCCTGGGACTGTCCTTGTGGATGGGAAACTGTTCGCGCATCTCGATGAACCACGGGTGATCGAGAAAGCTGGTGATGCGGCCGCTGTAGGTCGGCCAGGGTTCCTTGCGCATCGTGAAGCGGGTCAGCGTGGTGAGCACGCCTTCGCCCTTCCAGTCCGGGTTGTGCAGGGCGGTCACCTGGACGTCGTTGCCGGTGGCGGTGTACTTGGCGATGCCGGTCTGCCTGAGTCCTTCGATGGTCATGCCCTTGGTGGCACTGCTCTTGAGGATTTCGGCCATCACCTTGTCTTCGTCGTGCTGACCGAGCGCGCCCTGGTTGGTGTAGCGGCGATGCAGCGTCTTCAGGTCGATTTCGCCGCGTCCGCAGCCGTCGAGCACGGGCTGGTTCTTCTCCCTGGCGTAGCGTTCCATCTCCTGCGTCAGCAGCCAGAAGATTTCCCACTCGCCCTTTGATTCGGCCAGCGGCGGCACGGCCGCATCGCAGTAGTGCAGGTAGGGAATGTAGGACATGGTGTACTTGATGCCGGTCTTCTCGTACCAGCCGGCCGCCGGCAGGATGTAGTCGGCCTGGGTGCCGGTGTAGGCGTATTTCGGGTTGATGTCGACGATGCACTCCATGTCGTCCCAGACATGCGCCTTCAGGTATTGCGGCAGGTTGTTGCGGCGCAGGAGATTGGAGCCGCCGGTGAAGAAAATCTTCGGCGTGGACTTGCGCGGCAGGCCGGGCGACCACTGCTTCCGTTTCGCTTCCTGGTAGTAGCTTTCCAGTGAGCGCGGGAACATGTCGCGCTCTTCGCGGTCGAGCGCGGCGCGGTATTCGGGCGAGGTGAAATTGGTGTTCACCACGTCCGAATAGCAAAGTTTCTTGGTCAGATAATTGCGTTCGCCTTCGAGCGCGACTTCGGCTTCGGTCTTGCGCCGCATGGCGATGTCGAGAATGGCATCGAACAATTCCTTCGGCGACAGCGCGTTGAACATTGCGCCGATGCGCCCGGTGAGACCTTCCTTCTCCATCTGCACGACGTTGCCGAAGCCGTCGAGATCGACCCAGCCGCAGGACTGGTAGCCCGCGCCCTTCTTGCCGAGCGCGCCCTTGAGCATCAGGCACAGCAGCTTGGAGCGGTTCATCAGGTCGGAATGGACATAGCGGTTCGAGCCCCATGACGAGAGCACCATCGGCCGCTCGGCCCTGGCCCAGCCTTCGGCGAACTTGCTGATCTGGTCGACGTGCAGGCCGGTGATCTGCGCGGCGTGCTCGAAGGTCCAGGGTTCCAGGTGTTCCTTGAGCATGGCGCCGATGGGCACCACGGCGACTTCCTCGCCATCCTTGAGCTTGATCGTCCACTGGCCGTCGATCGGCGGCTCGAAATCCAGCGTCAGCTTGCGCGTATGGTTGCCGGTGCAGCCCGGCGCAGGCACCGGCGCGTTTTGCTGCGGATGCCACATGTAGAGCTGATCCGGACTGCCACCGTCCTTGAGATCTTCCTCGCGCAGGAAGCGGCCGGTATCCAGGCGGGCCAGCAGCGGCAGGTCGGTCTGCTCGCGCACGTAGGGCAGGTCGATGGCATTTACCTCGAACAAGTGGCGGGCGACGGCCAGGCCCAGCGCCGCATCGGTGCCGGATTCGAGCGGCAGCCACTGGTCGGCATGGATTGCCGTAGCCGAATACTGCGGATCGACGACGCACAGTTCGGTACCGTTGTAGCGCGCTTCATAGAGAAAGTGCGCATCTGGAATCTGGGTCACCGAAGGATTCATCATCCAGACCACGATGAAGTCGGAGAGAAACCATTCGTCCGAGGAGCCGCCGACGTGGGCCGCGCCCAGCGCGATGTTGGCGCCGATGTTAAGATCGCCGATCTCGGCCCAGTTGTCGGCGAACAGGCCGCCGACCTGGAACTGGAACTTGAAGCGGCCGCCGGTGCTCGGGCCGAAATCGAAATTGGGGCCGAGATCCTGATAGATCGTGTCGGTGCCCCATTTTTCGGCGGCATCGACGGTCTTGACGGCAATTTCCCTCAGCGCCTGTTCCCAGGAAATTTTTTCCCACTTGCCGGAACCACGCGGGCCGACGCGCTTCAGCGGCACGGTGGTGCGCGACGGCCCGTACATCACTTCCGTATAACACGCACCCTTCTGGCAGCCGCGCGGATTGAAGTCGGGAATGCCCGGTTCCGAAGCCTCGTAGGTGGCGGATTGCTCCTCGCGCACCACCACGCCGTCCTTGACGTAGAGATCCCACTCGCAGGCCGAGCGGCAGTTGGCCCAGCCGTGCGAACCTTTGGCCACCTTGTCCCAGGTCCAGCGCTGGCGGTAGAGATCCTGCCAGTTGTTCAGTTTGGGCGTGGTGCGCGGGCCGAGGTCGAAACGGCCATCCACCGTACCGTGAAAATGTTGCAGCGGCATGCGGTTGCAGCCGGGAAGGCCGGTTGCCGCCGCGGCGATGCCGGCCACCGTCGTTTTGCCGGCAAGAATGAGAAAGCGTCGCCGTGCCGGATTCGGTTGCGCTGGGCTGGCTGTGGTCATGTGGCTCACTCCAGAAGGGTCGTCAGTAACCGCTGTTCGACAGGTTCTCGATGGAATAGAACGCGGTATTGGCGTATTCCACGCCGGGGGCGTCGATGACGGCGGTTTTCGGCTTGGCCTGGGTCAGGTCGTAGGCCGTGTAATTGCCCGAGTGCAGATCGTGATAGAAGGCGGTGACCTGGTTGAAGATGTTCGGGCCCGGCAGGTAGTAGGTGTTGATCCAGTTATAGCGCCAGAGATTGCCGCGCGTGTCGAAGATGTCGCTCATCACGTACTGCCAGCTATCCTCGTCCAGGTAGAGAATCCGGGTGGCGTACAGGTGGCGATAGTTCTTCTTGATCTTGCCTTCGAGCACCCAGACGCGATGCAGCTCCCAGCGCACGAAGTCCGGATTCTCATGGTGCGGCGTGAGCAGTTTGGCGTACTTGTTGGAGCCGACGGCCGGGCTTTCCAGCTTGTAGCCGTTGTAGGGGATGTACATCTCCTTCTTGCCGATGAGCTTCCAGTCGTAGCGTTCGTGCGAGCCGTTGAACAGGCGCATCTCGTCGATGGTCAGGGTGCCTCCGGTCGACGGATTGGGCATGTCGAAGCCGAAGTCCGGCGCCTGGCGGACGCGGCGGTTGCCTGGGATGTACTGCCAGGCCAGGCGCGCGCCCTTGCCGAGCGTGAAGTCGTCGATGGTGCGCGTCATGGCGCCTTTCTCGCGTTCGGGCAGCAGGGCGACGATGCGGCCGTAGTTGCCGACGCCTTCGTGCCTGGTGCCGCGCAATTTGGGGTCGTTGTTGCGGTTGAGCGCCCAGAAGAGCTGGGCGCCCCACTGGATGGTGCCGTTCGCATAGACCATCGCCAGGTCGGTGTCGCGGTATTCGACGAAGGCGCGGCTCGGGAAGTTGCCGTTCCAGACGAGTTCGAGGCCGCTCTTCGGAAAGGGGAAGGGCACGCCGCCCTTGTTGGCGGTCGGCGCGCTCGCGCCGTCGGCGGACAGCTCGGCTTCGGCGGCGTTCTTGGCGACGACCTGACAGATACTTTCGTCATAGGCGAAGTCGCGGTGCGAGGGGTAGATGTGCATCTTGTAGGTGTTCGGGTACTTCTTGAACATCGCCTGCTGGCCGGGCGAGAGCTTGTCGGCGTGTTGCGCCATGTTCTGCGCCGTGATGGTCAGCAGCGGCTTCTCGCTGGCATACGGGTCGACCGGATGCTTGCCGGGCTCGGTGGTCATGCCCGGCGCCGCGCCGTTCCACTTGCCGGTGAATTCGGCGACGCCCGATGCCGTGCCGGTCTTTTCCGCGCCGATGCAGGTCAGATCCTTGCCGAGCCGGGCGATCTCCTCCGGACTGGCCTTGGCATGGACGGCGCTGGCGCTGCCCAGGGCCGATAGGGCTGCGATGACGCTCAATGCGAACTTCGACTTGCGATATTGCATGCTGTCCTCCTCTCGTGTCTGTGATTGATTTTGTCTAAAGGTGATATGCCGCCGTGAAGGCGATGAAGTCCCGGTCGGCCCAGACGGCCGATCTGGATGAGTGATTGAAGGGCACCGTGCCGACGTCGAGCTTGCCGCCGTACCAGGCGTACTGGAGGCCGAGTTCGAGGTTCTGCTGGTAGGTGAACTTGATGCCGAGACCGGCCTGGCGGTCGTTCTTGCCACCGAGACCGGAGTTCCAGCCCTGCATCGCCGGGTTGCCGCGCAGTTGCTGCTTGTAGCTGATCGGGACGGCCATGTCCCAGCCGGTGAACAGGTTGTTGTAGGAGAACTGGCCGTTCAGCGCATAGGCCGCGGTGGTGCGGTCATACATCAGCCCCGGCTGGCCCGAGACGGGTACGCTGCCGGGTGGCAGGAAGGCCTGGACCAGGGCGGGGTAGGTACCCGGCTGGCCCGAGGCCGGCGGCGTCGCGTAGCTGATGACGCGGCTGGCGGCGATTTCCGCGGCGAGTTGCGCCTGATCGGCCTTGAGCAGACCGAACATGAATTCCGGCCCCCACATCTTGATCGCCGAGAGCTGGGCGTTGACGATCTTGCCGCGCGCCAGGTTGTAGTGCTGGTCGGCCATCAGCAGCGGCGCGCCGTCGCGGTAGGCGATCTCGCCGGCGACGTTGAACTCGCCCAGCCGCGTCGTGAAGCTCGCGCCGGTGAGCCTGATGTCGTTCATGTAGCGGATGTGGAAGGAGGAGGGCAGCAGGTTGGTCCAGGCGAGGATGTCGGCAAGGGGATCGTTGGCGGCGGCAAAGCCCTTGCCCAGACGCCAGTAGCTGCTGCCGAAGCCGAACTCCGGCAGCGGCGTGACTTCGTTGTAGCGCAGGTGGTAGAGGCCGATGCCGGTTTCGTTGGTGAGCTGATACTTCAGACCGATGCCCCACTGGCCTTTCGAGGTGCGGCCGACGTCCTCGGTGCGCGGCGCGCCGTAGTCGCCGATGGTCGCCGCGATGCCGCCGAGGCCGAAATCGGCGAGCATGGGATGGACGGCGCTCAATGCGCTCAGGTAGCTGGAGCCCGGCCCGACCTGGTCGTTCGGGCTGAAATAGGTGCCGACCGGCGCCACCTCGGTTTCGCGGAAGCGCCATTTCTTGTAGCCGAGCAGGGTGAGATCCTCGCCGAGTTCCAGCTTGGCGTAGACCTGCTCGGTGGGCAGGAATAGCTCCTGGATCGGCACGCCCGGCGTCAGGCCCTTGACCATGTCCATCGGGTTCATCGAGCCGCCGATGCCCATGAACAGCAGGCCCTCGCCCCAGTTCACCACCTGGCGGCCGACTCTCAGCGTCAGCGCGTTTTCCTGTTCCTCGCCGTAGCGCCAGCGGCCTTGCACGTAGGCGTCGAGCAGGCGGGCGCGCTTGCCGAGCAGATCCTTCGCGAAGTCCGAGTACTGGTTGCTCGGGCCGGCGCCGTTGAACGAGCCTTGCGCGCTGCTGTTGTTGTCGTGCCAGAAGACCGCGTCGTAGAAGGCGTTGGCGCGCACGAAGGCGCGGTAGTTTTCTCGCGTCAGGTTGACTTCGAGCAGGCCGCTGACGCGGTTGCTGATGGTGCCGTGCTTGGCGATGCTGTTGTCGCCGTCGTCCGAGTTGAGCCAGGCCGTCTTCTTCATCAGCGTGGACAGGTCGGTGACGCGCAGATCGTTGTAGCCGGGATCGACGCCATTGATCCGCTTCAGGTTCTGGTAGCTCAGGTGCAGGGACATTTCCAGCACCGTGCCGTCGTCGAACTTGATCGACTCGAAGCCCAGCGCCTGCGGCGCGTTGAGCGCCAGCATGGCGACGGCCAGCCGGCGGCTTGTCTGAAGCAGCTCCTTGTTGTTCATGCTTCCTCCCCCTTCGTGCTTCGTTGTCTGGTGCAACGCTGTTTTCGGGTGATGCGCTGATGCAACTGCGGTTTTTTCAGGTCGTGCGGCCGGCGATGTGGTGCGCCGCGATGTAGCCGAATGTCATGGTACAGCCTATGGTGCAGCCCGGCCCGGGATAGGTCGCGCCCATCACCGAGGCCGCGCTGTTGCCGACGCAGTAGAGCCCGTCGATCAGGCTGCCGTCGGCGCGTTTCACCCGGGCGTATTCGTCGACCATCAGCCCGCCCTTGGTGCCGAGGTCGCCGGCGACGACCTCGACGCCATAGAACGGCGGTTTTTCGATGGGCGCCATGGTCGGATTCGGCTTGACCGTCGGATCGCCGTAATAGCGGTCGTAGGCGCTTTCGCCGCGATGGAAATCGGCATCCTTGCCGTCGCGCGCGAACGCGTTGTAACGCTCGACGGTGGCCTGCAACCCGGCGGCCGGTAGGCCGAGGCGGGTGGCGAGTTCGGCCAGGCTGTCGGCGCGGTGGATGTAGCCGTGCTTCAGATAGTGGCCGGGCACCGGCTGGCGCGGCGGCAGGTCGGCGAACAGGTAGTTGTCGCGGAAGCGCTGGTCGAAGATGAAGTGGCAGGGCACGTGCGCGTTGTCGTCCGTGTGGTGGCGATACATCTCCTGGACGACCTGGACGTAGCTGGCGGCTTCGTTGGTGAAGCGCTCGCCGCGCTGATTCACCATGATGATGCCGGGATGGCTGCGCTCGCCGACGTGAAAGGCCGGTGCGCGGCCGGGCGGCAGGCTGGTCGGTCCCCACCAGGCTTCGTCCATCAGGTCGATCGCCGCGCCGGCGCGGATGCCGGCCTGGATGGCGTCGCCGGTGTTGCCTTCGCTGCCGACCGTCCATGCAGTGCTGATCGGCTGGCGCTGGTACTGGCGGCGCATCTCGGCGTTGTGCTCGAAGCCGCCGGCGGCGAGGATCACCGCGCGGCGCGCGCGCAGCGTGACGGTCTGGCCGTCGCGTTCGGCGATCACGCCGACGACGCGGCCGTCGTCGACGATCAGTTCCTTGAGCGGCGTGTTCAGCCACAGCGGGATGTTGCGCTGCTTCATGCCCAGACGCATGCCGCCGATCAGCGACTGGCCCATCATCAGCAGCTTCTTGCCGGCCAGGCGGTTCATGGCGACGCGGGCGCCGACGCGCATGGCCGTCGCCTTGCCTTCCCAGGTGCGCATCACCATGCCGATCTTCTGGAATTCGCGCGCCCGGAAGGCGAGGCCGCCGGGCATTTCGATGTAGGGCGGGCGCAGGCTGGCGAGATCCTCGCCGAGTTGCCGGCCGTCGAACAGCTCGGCTTCGATGGCGCGGCCCTGGGCCTTGCCGCCGGGCAGCTCGGGATAGTAGTCGGCATAGCCGGGCATGTACGAGAACTGCGCCGGCGTGTGCTTGCGCACCCAGTCGATCATCGGCGCGGCGTTGCGCACGTAGGCTTCCTGGCTGGCGCGCGGCGAGCGGTCGCCGACGGTGGCCTGGAGATAGGCGCGGGCTTCCTCCGGCGTATCGGCCACGCCGGCCTGCTTCATCAGCCTGTTGCAGGGCACCCAGATGCCGCCGCCGGAGCGGGCGGTGGAGCCGCCGTAGCAGGCGGTCTTCTCGATCATCAGCGTCTTCAGCCCGAGATCGCTGGCTACCAGGGCGGCGACCATCCCGCCGCCGCCCGAGCCGACGACCAGCACATCGGTGATGCAATCCACGTCATTCGCCATATCGGCTGCCATCCCCATCCGAGAAAATATTCAGACACGTCAATTATTATCTAATAAAGCATAGAATTGACGCGATTGCAAATTATTTTTTCGGGCCGCGCCGCTGCGGCTACCGACGCGGGGTGCTGTGCGCAAAGCCCGCAATGGCGCGTCTGTTCAGCGGCTCGAGGGCTGCTGAACGGCTATTCGGCGGTCTTGGAACGCCTGGGGATCAGTCGGCGGTATAGATGTCGCCGTCGAGCATGTCGAAGAATACGTTCATCGCTTCGGTCAGCGAGGTGACCTGGATGCCGTATTCGAACAAGGCGACGCCGATGGTGCCGCCGAAGAAGGCGGAAACGAGGTTGATGGTGCTGGCGTTGGTCGCCAGCTCGCCGCTGCGCTTGGCCTCGTCGAACATCGCCGCCATCGTGCCGAAGGCAGCGTCGTTCTGCTGCAGCAGGGTGGTGTTGAGTTCGGGATGGCGGCGCATTTCGAT from Sterolibacterium denitrificans carries:
- a CDS encoding DUF1302 domain-containing protein; translation: MNNKELLQTSRRLAVAMLALNAPQALGFESIKFDDGTVLEMSLHLSYQNLKRINGVDPGYNDLRVTDLSTLMKKTAWLNSDDGDNSIAKHGTISNRVSGLLEVNLTRENYRAFVRANAFYDAVFWHDNNSSAQGSFNGAGPSNQYSDFAKDLLGKRARLLDAYVQGRWRYGEEQENALTLRVGRQVVNWGEGLLFMGIGGSMNPMDMVKGLTPGVPIQELFLPTEQVYAKLELGEDLTLLGYKKWRFRETEVAPVGTYFSPNDQVGPGSSYLSALSAVHPMLADFGLGGIAATIGDYGAPRTEDVGRTSKGQWGIGLKYQLTNETGIGLYHLRYNEVTPLPEFGFGSSYWRLGKGFAAANDPLADILAWTNLLPSSFHIRYMNDIRLTGASFTTRLGEFNVAGEIAYRDGAPLLMADQHYNLARGKIVNAQLSAIKMWGPEFMFGLLKADQAQLAAEIAASRVISYATPPASGQPGTYPALVQAFLPPGSVPVSGQPGLMYDRTTAAYALNGQFSYNNLFTGWDMAVPISYKQQLRGNPAMQGWNSGLGGKNDRQAGLGIKFTYQQNLELGLQYAWYGGKLDVGTVPFNHSSRSAVWADRDFIAFTAAYHL
- a CDS encoding FAD-binding protein; this translates as MAADMANDVDCITDVLVVGSGGGGMVAALVASDLGLKTLMIEKTACYGGSTARSGGGIWVPCNRLMKQAGVADTPEEARAYLQATVGDRSPRASQEAYVRNAAPMIDWVRKHTPAQFSYMPGYADYYPELPGGKAQGRAIEAELFDGRQLGEDLASLRPPYIEMPGGLAFRAREFQKIGMVMRTWEGKATAMRVGARVAMNRLAGKKLLMMGQSLIGGMRLGMKQRNIPLWLNTPLKELIVDDGRVVGVIAERDGQTVTLRARRAVILAAGGFEHNAEMRRQYQRQPISTAWTVGSEGNTGDAIQAGIRAGAAIDLMDEAWWGPTSLPPGRAPAFHVGERSHPGIIMVNQRGERFTNEAASYVQVVQEMYRHHTDDNAHVPCHFIFDQRFRDNYLFADLPPRQPVPGHYLKHGYIHRADSLAELATRLGLPAAGLQATVERYNAFARDGKDADFHRGESAYDRYYGDPTVKPNPTMAPIEKPPFYGVEVVAGDLGTKGGLMVDEYARVKRADGSLIDGLYCVGNSAASVMGATYPGPGCTIGCTMTFGYIAAHHIAGRTT